Proteins encoded within one genomic window of Lampris incognitus isolate fLamInc1 chromosome 1, fLamInc1.hap2, whole genome shotgun sequence:
- the si:dkey-90l8.3 gene encoding LIM domain transcription factor LMO4-B isoform X2, whose translation MVNSQVSSVPSAPRSCAGCGGKIADRFLLFSMDRYWHTRCLKCSCCQAQLGDIGTTCYSKGGMILCRSDYIRLFGHSGACSACGQSIPANEMVMKAQGNVYHLKCFSCATCRNRLMPGDRFRYINGTIFCEHDRPGATLLTSHLPQLQSSSVLADQKVC comes from the exons ATGGTGAACAGCCAGGTGTCCAGCGTACCATCGGCCCCCAGGTCGTGTGCGGGATGCGGGGGAAAGATTGCGGACCGCTTCCTGCTCTTCTCCATGGACCGCTACTGGCACACACGCTGCCTCAAGTGTTCCTGTTGCCAAGCACAGCTGGGGGACATTGGCACCACCTGCTACAGCAAAGGGGGCATGATCCTGTGTCGGAGCGACTACATCAG aCTTTTTGGGCACAGTGGGGCATGTAGCGCTTGCGGCCAGTCTATCCCGGCCAATGAAATGGTGATGAAGGCACAGGGGAATGTCTACCACCTCAAG TGTTTCAGCTGTGCCACCTGTAGAAACAGACTAATGCCCGGAGATCGCTTCCGCTATATCAATGGTACCATTTTCTGCGAGCATGACAGACCCGGTGCTACGCtgctcaccagccacctgccccAACTTCAGAGCAGCTCGGTGCTGGCGGACCAGAAG GTGTGCTGA
- the si:dkey-90l8.3 gene encoding LIM domain transcription factor LMO4-A isoform X1 has translation MSCRGPSMVNSQVSSVPSAPRSCAGCGGKIADRFLLFSMDRYWHTRCLKCSCCQAQLGDIGTTCYSKGGMILCRSDYIRLFGHSGACSACGQSIPANEMVMKAQGNVYHLKCFSCATCRNRLMPGDRFRYINGTIFCEHDRPGATLLTSHLPQLQSSSVLADQKVC, from the exons ATGTCTTGCAGAGGGCCCAGCATGGTGAACAGCCAGGTGTCCAGCGTACCATCGGCCCCCAGGTCGTGTGCGGGATGCGGGGGAAAGATTGCGGACCGCTTCCTGCTCTTCTCCATGGACCGCTACTGGCACACACGCTGCCTCAAGTGTTCCTGTTGCCAAGCACAGCTGGGGGACATTGGCACCACCTGCTACAGCAAAGGGGGCATGATCCTGTGTCGGAGCGACTACATCAG aCTTTTTGGGCACAGTGGGGCATGTAGCGCTTGCGGCCAGTCTATCCCGGCCAATGAAATGGTGATGAAGGCACAGGGGAATGTCTACCACCTCAAG TGTTTCAGCTGTGCCACCTGTAGAAACAGACTAATGCCCGGAGATCGCTTCCGCTATATCAATGGTACCATTTTCTGCGAGCATGACAGACCCGGTGCTACGCtgctcaccagccacctgccccAACTTCAGAGCAGCTCGGTGCTGGCGGACCAGAAG GTGTGCTGA